The Comamonas sp. lk genome contains the following window.
CAACCGGCTGGCATTTGCCGATCCGGAATTCATGTTCCGCCGCGAGACGCGCGGCATCCGCATGCAGCTGGAGCTGCTCAAACCCGATCTCTCCCAGATCGAGCGCGGCATAGAGCACACTGTGGTGGTCTACGGCAGCGCCCGATTTGTGGATGCCGAGCAGGCCGCAGCACAGCTGGCCGAGGCGCAGAAAAGCGGCGATGCGCAAGCGATCGCACTGGCCCAGCGCGCCGTGCGCAATGCCGAGCGCTATGAGGCCGCCCGAGCCTTCGCCCACATCGTGGCCAGCGAAGGCATGAAGCTGCCGCCGCAAGAGCGTTTGTATATCTGCACCGGCGGCGGGCCTGGCATCATGGAAGCGGCCAATCGCGGTGCCCACGATGCAGGTGCACCCAATATCGGCCTGAATATCGGTCTGCCGCATGAGCAGCATGGCAACCCCTACATCACGCCCGATCTGAGCTTCAAGTTCCACTACTTTGCCCTGCGCAAAATGCACTTCATGATGCGCGCCAAGGCCTTGGTGGCCTTCCCCGGCGGCTTTGGCACCATGGATGAGCTGTTCGAGGTACTGACGCTGGTGCAGACCCACAAGAGTAAGCCGGTGCCGGTGATTCTGTTTGGTTCGGAGTTCTGGAAGAAAGTGCTCAACTTCGATGCGCTGATCGAGGAAGGCACGATCTCGGCCAAGGATCTGAACCTGTTTCGCTATACCGACGACCCGGCCGAAGCCTGGCGCTTCATCCAGCAGTACTACAACGAAGGCTGGACTGTCTGAACACGGCAATCTGCTGCCAATCCAAGAGCTGCCTAGGCAGCTCTTTTTCATGGTTTCGGGGTGAATGGATTTGCTATATTTTTCGTAGCGTGTAGCGCTTTATTCATAATCACTACGGGCTGAAATGGCATTAAATCAGCCGTGCATGGCCTGCTCGGCCAGCTGCTGCGCGCGTCGGACCGAGATGCCGTCGCGCTGATCCCTGGCCAGCGCATCGCTAGCGCTCTCGCTTTGGTGCAGCACGACGCGCGGGCGCGTACCGTCGGTTTGAATCCAGACATCGGCGCCGCGGCTTTGCTCTGTGGGGTAGATGCCTATGCGATTGGCCAGCCAGCCAAAAAAGCCGTCTCCTGGCTGGGGCTCGTCAAAGGTATCGAGATAGCGCCTGAAGCTTTTCTCGCTGGCCGAGACCCAGACGCCCCAAAGAAATGGGTCTTCCACGCCAAGAATGGGTACTTCAAGTAGGGCCCGGACAAAGTACTGCGTGCCTTCGGGGTAGGCAATCACGCAAAAGTCGTCGCTCAGCTCGGCGATGTCCCGCTTTTCTTCCTCGCTGAGCCGGGTATAGGGCGAAGGCGCGTCAAAGCCAAAGCTGGGAGAGCCTTCATGAATCTCGTCGCAGCTGGTGCAGCGGAAGGCGAATAGGGCGGCCATCAACAGACTCCGGAGTTTCAGTCAATTTTGCGAAAGACCAGGACGCGATTATTGGCAGGCATGGCCTGATCTTGCTGTAGTGCCAGGCCGTGTTTGCGGGCCAGCGCTTCGATATCTTCAAAGTGGCGTATGCCGCTGTGGGCATCGCGCGCGCGCAGCCAAGCATCAAAGGCGCGGTTGCTGTCGCTGGTGAATTTCCCCCCGTAGTTGAAAGGCCCGTAAATGGCCAGCACGCCCTGGGCCGGCAGATGCCCCGCCAGGGCAAACAGCTTTTGCACCAGCGGCCAGGCCACGATATGGCAGGTGTTGCTGGTGAAAATGGCATCCGGGGGCGTCGCAAGCTCCGGCCATTCGCTGCAGCTCAGGTCCAGCTCCACAGGCGGGCGCAGATTGGGCGCCGGGTGCGCCGCATGCCAGGCCCGGATGCCGGTGTGATTCTCGGTCAGATCGCTGGTTTGCCAGAGCAGATGCG
Protein-coding sequences here:
- a CDS encoding DUF2199 domain-containing protein, giving the protein MAALFAFRCTSCDEIHEGSPSFGFDAPSPYTRLSEEEKRDIAELSDDFCVIAYPEGTQYFVRALLEVPILGVEDPFLWGVWVSASEKSFRRYLDTFDEPQPGDGFFGWLANRIGIYPTEQSRGADVWIQTDGTRPRVVLHQSESASDALARDQRDGISVRRAQQLAEQAMHG
- a CDS encoding DUF938 domain-containing protein, which produces MNSSALPFSQACENNQAPIFEVLQTVFSDRAHVLEIGSGTGQHSVYFAPRLPHLLWQTSDLTENHTGIRAWHAAHPAPNLRPPVELDLSCSEWPELATPPDAIFTSNTCHIVAWPLVQKLFALAGHLPAQGVLAIYGPFNYGGKFTSDSNRAFDAWLRARDAHSGIRHFEDIEALARKHGLALQQDQAMPANNRVLVFRKID
- a CDS encoding TIGR00730 family Rossman fold protein, giving the protein MQISSPLSDTDLANAWTELHNDAHNGKPLEPESNRLAFADPEFMFRRETRGIRMQLELLKPDLSQIERGIEHTVVVYGSARFVDAEQAAAQLAEAQKSGDAQAIALAQRAVRNAERYEAARAFAHIVASEGMKLPPQERLYICTGGGPGIMEAANRGAHDAGAPNIGLNIGLPHEQHGNPYITPDLSFKFHYFALRKMHFMMRAKALVAFPGGFGTMDELFEVLTLVQTHKSKPVPVILFGSEFWKKVLNFDALIEEGTISAKDLNLFRYTDDPAEAWRFIQQYYNEGWTV